One Candidatus Peregrinibacteria bacterium DNA segment encodes these proteins:
- the xth gene encoding exodeoxyribonuclease III: protein MKLICYNVNGIRAIANKGFFDFMERENADVLCIQETKIQSHQLTQEMINPLDYYSQWVSAERAGYSGVATFSKIKALHVEKELRNGRHDGEGRLLLTELPCPELPGGTVTVVNLYLPNGGQGDHRITYKLDYYDELLDFLQRLRKEGKNLVICGDFNTAHTEIDLARPQENVGVTGFLPVERAWLDKFVAAGYVDTFRHFNPDVFDAYTWWSYRTAARVRNVGWRIDYFFVTQDLLPYVKRAWILSEVPGSDHCPIGLEIGELKE, encoded by the coding sequence ATGAAACTGATTTGTTACAATGTGAATGGCATTCGAGCCATTGCGAATAAAGGGTTTTTCGACTTCATGGAACGAGAAAATGCGGATGTACTGTGCATTCAAGAAACCAAAATTCAGTCTCATCAGCTCACACAGGAAATGATCAATCCTCTCGATTATTATAGCCAGTGGGTGTCTGCCGAACGCGCGGGCTACAGTGGGGTGGCGACTTTTTCGAAGATCAAAGCGCTTCATGTGGAAAAGGAACTGCGCAACGGACGGCACGATGGCGAGGGCCGGCTGCTGCTCACTGAGCTTCCCTGCCCTGAACTGCCGGGGGGCACCGTGACCGTGGTGAATTTGTACCTCCCCAATGGAGGGCAAGGGGATCATCGCATCACCTATAAACTCGACTATTACGATGAACTTTTGGACTTTTTACAGCGCCTCCGCAAGGAGGGGAAAAACTTGGTGATTTGTGGCGATTTCAATACGGCCCACACCGAAATTGATCTGGCTCGCCCTCAAGAAAATGTGGGGGTGACCGGGTTTTTGCCGGTGGAACGCGCGTGGCTCGACAAGTTTGTGGCGGCCGGTTATGTGGACACGTTTAGACACTTCAATCCCGATGTCTTTGATGCCTACACTTGGTGGAGCTATCGCACGGCGGCTCGGGTGCGGAATGTGGGCTGGCGGATCGATTATTTTTTCGTGACCCAAGACCTCCTCCCTTACGTGAAACGCGCCTGGATTTTATCGGAAGTGCCGGGCTCAGATCATTGCCCGATTGGGCTGGAGATTGGCGAGCTTAAAGAGTGA
- a CDS encoding bifunctional (p)ppGpp synthetase/guanosine-3',5'-bis(diphosphate) 3'-pyrophosphohydrolase, whose protein sequence is MMERLVNAAKSYLPDLNEKRLKKAFEFAKMAHGSQERRDGSPYITHPWSAAMILTKLHVDEDTLIACLLHDVPEDTEYSIEDVGERFGSKVQFLVDGITKLSKVHYRNDMESRQVESLKKLFIHNAQDPRIILIKLADRLHNMMTLEAISNPEKRQRIAKETIEIFVPIANLFGIWELKNQLEDWCFKALHPVEYANILEMVNASNYKRQNVLKKTIQSVKKIFKEKHIEIVAIEGREKNIYSIYRKMLRSGKSFRDIYDLIGVRIIVKDVGLCYQVLGVIHQDFRPKIGRLKDYIAIPKNNGYQSIHTTVFGVDGVLTEFQIRTYDMHLENEYGVAAHYFYSNKKKKVSTKTDKKYQWVQRILDLQRSTTNNQKFMEDLKLDIFEDRIFVFTPKGDVVDLPVGSTVIDFAYHIHSDLGMLAVGALVNGKNAPLSTPLGSGDTVLIDTSEESEGPEVEWLNLVHTSLAKTRIREFLKEKNRTDSVQAGEEALDHELKVLGADGVESLTDLQKVMAIEHFSKSSWEELLNDLGQGTLDMRDLWRVLLTEDELMGLPQDNLHLVHLEVQGQNRVGLLKDLTSVLVRLNVNIQSISAGAGKRDQVVNIQLILEIETLSQFERLLKEFRKVPGVLKIMRLRNSALESPHSIHSHKMHDQ, encoded by the coding sequence ATGATGGAACGCCTTGTCAATGCAGCCAAGAGTTATCTTCCCGATTTGAATGAAAAACGTCTGAAGAAGGCTTTTGAGTTTGCAAAAATGGCCCATGGCAGTCAGGAAAGACGAGATGGCTCCCCTTACATCACTCACCCCTGGAGTGCGGCTATGATTTTGACCAAGTTGCATGTGGATGAAGACACGCTCATCGCCTGTCTACTGCATGATGTTCCGGAAGACACCGAGTACAGCATTGAAGATGTGGGTGAACGCTTTGGAAGCAAGGTTCAATTTTTGGTGGACGGCATTACCAAATTGTCTAAGGTGCACTATCGCAACGACATGGAATCCCGGCAAGTTGAGTCGCTTAAAAAACTCTTCATTCACAACGCGCAAGACCCTCGCATCATTTTGATTAAATTGGCCGACCGTTTGCACAACATGATGACTTTGGAAGCCATTTCAAACCCTGAAAAAAGACAACGTATTGCGAAAGAAACCATTGAAATTTTTGTGCCCATCGCGAATTTGTTCGGCATTTGGGAACTGAAAAATCAACTGGAGGATTGGTGTTTTAAAGCCCTGCATCCTGTGGAATATGCCAATATCTTGGAAATGGTGAACGCCTCCAATTATAAGCGACAAAATGTTTTAAAAAAGACCATTCAATCCGTCAAAAAAATATTCAAAGAAAAACACATCGAAATTGTAGCCATTGAAGGACGTGAAAAAAATATTTATAGCATTTATCGAAAAATGCTGCGTTCAGGGAAAAGTTTTCGAGACATTTATGACCTCATCGGTGTGCGTATTATTGTGAAAGACGTAGGCCTTTGTTACCAAGTGCTGGGTGTGATTCATCAAGATTTTCGCCCTAAAATTGGACGTCTGAAGGACTACATTGCCATCCCTAAAAACAATGGTTATCAAAGCATTCACACCACGGTTTTTGGCGTAGATGGCGTGCTTACGGAATTTCAAATTCGAACCTATGATATGCACTTGGAAAATGAATATGGCGTGGCCGCTCATTATTTTTACAGCAATAAAAAGAAAAAAGTCTCCACCAAGACCGATAAAAAATATCAGTGGGTGCAACGCATTTTAGATCTTCAGCGCAGCACTACGAACAATCAAAAATTCATGGAAGATTTAAAGTTGGATATTTTTGAAGACCGCATTTTTGTATTCACACCGAAAGGCGACGTGGTGGATTTGCCGGTGGGTTCGACGGTGATCGATTTTGCTTATCATATTCACAGCGACTTGGGCATGCTTGCGGTGGGTGCTTTGGTGAATGGGAAAAATGCTCCGCTGAGTACTCCGCTCGGTAGTGGAGACACGGTTTTGATTGATACTTCCGAAGAGTCCGAGGGGCCAGAAGTGGAGTGGCTGAACCTTGTGCACACTTCCCTGGCAAAAACGCGTATTCGTGAATTTTTAAAAGAAAAAAATCGTACCGACAGTGTTCAGGCGGGTGAAGAAGCTTTGGATCATGAGCTTAAAGTTTTGGGCGCCGATGGAGTGGAGAGCCTGACCGATCTTCAAAAAGTCATGGCCATTGAACATTTTTCAAAGAGTTCTTGGGAAGAACTTTTAAACGATTTGGGGCAAGGCACTTTGGACATGCGAGACTTGTGGCGAGTGCTGTTGACGGAAGATGAACTCATGGGCCTTCCCCAGGACAATTTGCATCTTGTTCATTTAGAAGTGCAGGGTCAAAATCGTGTCGGTCTCCTCAAGGATTTGACCAGTGTTTTGGTGCGATTGAATGTGAATATCCAAAGCATTTCGGCAGGAGCTGGCAAACGCGACCAGGTGGTGAACATTCAACTCATTTTAGAAATTGAAACCTTGTCTCAGTTTGAACGCCTATTGAAAGAATTTAGAAAAGTGCCGGGTGTTTTGAAAATCATGCGCCTTCGAAATTCTGCACTAGAGTCTCCACATTCAATTCATTCTCATAAAATGCACGACCAATGA
- the mnmA gene encoding tRNA 2-thiouridine(34) synthase MnmA, producing MKSKVKVLVGMSGGVDSSVVAALLKEQGYDCVGVYMNLWADPTVFDLEDKKKFPQNKCCSIGSLMAARSICQRLDIPFYSINFEDVFKENVVDFFLEGFREGETPNPCVRCNKTVKFGVLFKKMEELGCDFLATGHYAKLISKKELMELHRGKDQAKDQTYFLYNLSQERLKKILFPLGDYDKPAVKKLATKFGLKELKNKRESQGVCFYPEKTYFEFLKRYLKPGEDFKEGDIEDISGQKIGTHTGLPFYTVGQRKGIGVGGGAALYVQKADSIRNVLIVGSQEDLLVESVSLREANFLAGTPPDLTEELQAKIRSQGSLTPCHVLQKGKNFQVQFKEPQRAIMAGQSLVLYRGTELVGGGIMMV from the coding sequence ATGAAATCAAAAGTTAAAGTGTTGGTGGGCATGTCCGGTGGTGTGGACTCTTCAGTGGTGGCAGCTCTGCTCAAAGAGCAAGGCTACGACTGTGTTGGCGTCTACATGAATTTATGGGCGGACCCCACGGTCTTTGATCTGGAGGACAAAAAAAAATTTCCTCAAAACAAATGCTGCTCCATCGGTTCACTCATGGCGGCACGCTCCATTTGTCAGCGCCTGGACATCCCTTTTTACTCCATCAACTTTGAAGACGTTTTTAAAGAAAACGTAGTGGACTTTTTTTTAGAGGGTTTTCGTGAAGGTGAAACACCCAACCCTTGCGTGCGTTGCAATAAAACCGTGAAATTCGGTGTGCTCTTTAAAAAAATGGAGGAATTGGGCTGTGATTTTTTAGCCACCGGCCATTACGCCAAGCTCATCTCCAAAAAAGAGCTCATGGAACTGCACCGTGGGAAAGATCAAGCCAAAGATCAAACATATTTTCTCTACAATCTTTCTCAAGAGCGACTGAAGAAAATCCTTTTCCCTTTAGGGGATTACGACAAACCTGCCGTTAAAAAACTGGCGACAAAATTCGGGCTCAAAGAACTCAAAAACAAGCGAGAAAGTCAGGGAGTGTGTTTTTACCCTGAAAAAACCTATTTTGAATTTTTAAAGCGTTACTTAAAACCAGGAGAAGATTTTAAAGAGGGCGACATTGAAGATATCAGCGGGCAGAAAATCGGCACTCACACAGGGCTGCCTTTTTACACCGTAGGGCAGCGCAAAGGCATCGGCGTGGGAGGAGGGGCCGCGCTCTACGTTCAAAAAGCAGATTCCATTCGCAATGTGCTCATTGTGGGTTCTCAGGAAGATCTTCTAGTGGAATCTGTGTCCTTGCGTGAGGCCAATTTTTTAGCAGGCACGCCTCCCGACCTCACTGAAGAACTGCAAGCCAAAATCCGCAGTCAAGGCAGCCTCACCCCCTGCCATGTCCTTCAAAAAGGGAAAAATTTTCAAGTCCAATTCAAGGAACCTCAGCGAGCCATCATGGCTGGCCAATCACTCGTACTTTACCGGGGCACGGAACTCGTTGGAGGGGGAATCATGATGGTATAG
- a CDS encoding mechanosensitive ion channel — protein sequence MENLLNGFILDYGELSLRVLIILLLTLLGLRTVQRYGASYYKISRFAVLALGLVFVLSNLGFNVSSLLTGLGIGGVAVALAAQETLSNAFAYFSILADKPFRVGDTISCDKYTGEVLSMGLRSVRLRSKEKAMVVIPNKTVASLPIENLSR from the coding sequence ATGGAAAATCTACTGAATGGTTTCATACTTGATTATGGAGAGCTCAGCCTTCGTGTCCTGATCATCTTACTGCTCACCTTGCTTGGGCTCCGAACAGTTCAACGGTATGGCGCTTCTTATTATAAAATTTCCCGCTTTGCTGTTTTGGCGCTTGGACTGGTCTTTGTTCTAAGCAACCTTGGCTTTAACGTTTCTTCTCTACTTACCGGGCTGGGTATTGGAGGTGTGGCTGTGGCTTTAGCGGCACAAGAAACCCTGAGCAATGCCTTTGCTTATTTTTCCATTCTTGCCGATAAACCTTTCCGTGTTGGCGACACTATTAGTTGTGATAAGTATACAGGTGAAGTGCTCTCTATGGGCCTGCGCAGTGTTCGGCTTCGCAGTAAAGAAAAGGCTATGGTGGTGATTCCTAACAAGACTGTGGCTTCTTTACCCATTGAAAATTTATCTCGTTAA
- a CDS encoding thymidylate synthase, which translates to MQQYLSLVREVLEKGEKKEDRTGTGTLSIFGMQRKYDLREGFPLLTTKKVLFDAVLWELLWFLRGSTNINDDLTQHTPIWNAWADENGELGPVYGKQWRDWEATDGRHIDQIKNVIEQIKTNPNSRRLIVNAWNVGDIDKMALPPCHMFFQFYVVNGRLDCQLYQRSADIALGVPFNIASYATLLMMVAQECDLEPGIFTHTMGDAHIYLNHVEGLEEQLTRKPKKLPMLEIAKKPFWDLKFEDFKLVGYEHDPFIKFKVAV; encoded by the coding sequence CTCTCTTGTCCGTGAAGTGCTCGAAAAGGGCGAAAAAAAGGAAGACCGAACCGGAACGGGGACCCTCTCGATCTTCGGGATGCAACGCAAATACGATCTTCGGGAGGGTTTTCCTCTTTTAACCACCAAAAAAGTGCTCTTTGACGCGGTGCTCTGGGAACTTCTATGGTTCCTGCGCGGCTCCACCAATATCAACGATGACCTCACTCAGCACACGCCCATCTGGAACGCTTGGGCCGACGAAAACGGTGAACTGGGGCCAGTTTACGGCAAGCAATGGCGCGACTGGGAAGCGACCGACGGACGCCATATCGACCAGATCAAAAATGTGATCGAGCAGATCAAAACGAATCCGAACAGCCGCCGCCTCATCGTCAACGCCTGGAACGTGGGAGACATCGATAAAATGGCCCTGCCGCCCTGCCACATGTTCTTCCAATTTTACGTAGTGAATGGACGTCTAGACTGCCAACTCTACCAACGCAGCGCTGACATCGCCCTCGGTGTGCCTTTCAACATCGCCTCCTATGCCACTCTTCTCATGATGGTGGCCCAAGAATGTGACCTTGAGCCCGGCATCTTCACCCACACCATGGGGGATGCGCATATTTATCTGAACCACGTGGAAGGTCTTGAAGAGCAACTCACGCGCAAGCCCAAGAAATTACCCATGCTCGAAATCGCCAAAAAACCCTTCTGGGATTTAAAATTTGAAGACTTCAAACTGGTGGGCTACGAACACGATCCGTTCATTAAATTCAAAGTCGCTGTATGA
- the ychF gene encoding redox-regulated ATPase YchF — protein MNLQIAIVGLPNVGKSTLFNALTKSQAAQAANYPFCTIDPNVGVVEVPDERLKELTRICNPQKVIPAIVEFVDVAGLVKGASQGEGLGNQFLSHIRECHAVAQVVRHFKEKDITHVHDSVDPKRDREIIESELILADLQTLEKRMIKSAGDARSGAKEKVIYHALLERLKPELEAGKWLSTLEWTDEEKELLRDLHLITMKPLMVIVNVSENEVASINESVLRSELAIPTNTPLIPISAKVEADLIAFSEEEAQAYLTELGLKETGLHRVIREAYDVLGLQTYFTAGEKEVRAWTVRKGAKAPEAAGVIHTDFEKGFIKAEVISCKDYIECEGETKAREKGVLRMEGKEYLVKDGDVMHFRFAN, from the coding sequence ATGAATCTTCAAATCGCCATCGTCGGACTGCCCAATGTGGGGAAATCAACTCTGTTCAACGCGCTCACTAAGAGTCAGGCCGCCCAAGCCGCTAACTACCCCTTCTGCACCATCGATCCCAACGTCGGCGTGGTGGAAGTACCCGACGAACGACTCAAAGAACTCACGCGCATTTGCAATCCGCAAAAAGTCATCCCAGCCATTGTTGAGTTTGTGGACGTGGCCGGTCTCGTCAAAGGGGCCAGCCAAGGGGAGGGGCTGGGGAACCAATTCCTATCCCACATTCGCGAATGTCACGCCGTGGCCCAAGTGGTGCGTCACTTCAAAGAAAAAGACATCACCCATGTGCATGACTCAGTAGACCCCAAACGTGACCGGGAAATCATTGAATCGGAACTGATTTTGGCAGACCTTCAAACCTTAGAAAAACGCATGATTAAATCGGCTGGAGACGCTCGCAGTGGAGCCAAAGAAAAAGTGATTTACCACGCCCTGCTCGAACGTCTCAAACCGGAACTCGAAGCCGGGAAATGGCTGTCCACTTTGGAATGGACCGATGAAGAAAAAGAACTGCTCCGAGACCTCCACCTCATCACCATGAAACCTCTGATGGTCATCGTGAACGTGAGTGAAAATGAAGTGGCCAGCATCAATGAATCCGTCCTTCGCAGCGAATTGGCCATTCCTACAAACACACCCTTGATCCCTATTTCGGCCAAGGTCGAAGCGGATCTCATCGCTTTTTCCGAAGAAGAAGCACAGGCCTACCTCACTGAACTTGGGCTCAAAGAAACAGGGTTGCATCGCGTCATTCGTGAAGCCTACGATGTGCTCGGTCTTCAAACCTACTTCACCGCCGGTGAAAAAGAAGTTCGTGCTTGGACGGTACGCAAAGGGGCCAAAGCTCCAGAAGCCGCCGGCGTGATTCACACGGACTTTGAAAAAGGATTCATCAAGGCCGAAGTCATCTCTTGCAAGGATTACATTGAATGCGAAGGAGAAACCAAGGCCCGCGAAAAAGGCGTGCTGCGAATGGAAGGAAAAGAGTACCTTGTGAAAGACGGCGACGTGATGCATTTCCGCTTTGCCAACTAG
- a CDS encoding class D sortase, translating into MNSLQSKIQQWAHQVDRKGLKAEEADHLRLDLLAHEKVQWNAQFPTHRSSFENLRRFATTALALFLLFFTLTNAPAYGKMALASLQENWQNHQNSQPLTPLTVLENDPWTGAKHQSEALLATEPRLLAPQADYELPPLAAPVSYENRIQIPTLDINAPIVEPSLGLSALQNKDWAALEEQIHSALTQGVVHFPGTAEPGQQGNAFLTGHSSNVLWEQSAYNTVFALLPKIKIGDEIWVTYNQTEYRYTVTERKEVSPKDVSVLKQGEGKTLTLVTCTPVGTTLRRLVVTAVLNEN; encoded by the coding sequence ATGAATTCCCTTCAATCGAAAATACAACAGTGGGCCCACCAAGTGGACAGAAAAGGGCTTAAAGCCGAAGAAGCCGATCATCTGCGTTTGGATCTTTTGGCTCACGAAAAAGTGCAGTGGAATGCACAGTTCCCCACTCACCGTTCTTCCTTTGAAAATTTAAGGCGCTTTGCCACAACAGCACTGGCACTTTTTTTATTGTTCTTCACGCTGACCAACGCACCGGCCTACGGGAAAATGGCTCTGGCCAGCCTTCAAGAAAACTGGCAAAATCATCAAAATTCTCAGCCACTGACCCCGCTCACCGTTCTAGAAAACGACCCCTGGACAGGAGCAAAACACCAATCGGAAGCCTTACTCGCCACAGAGCCTCGGCTCCTAGCCCCTCAAGCGGACTACGAGCTCCCGCCCTTGGCTGCACCCGTTTCTTACGAAAACCGCATCCAAATCCCAACTTTGGACATCAATGCCCCCATTGTGGAACCGAGTCTGGGCCTTTCCGCCCTTCAAAATAAGGATTGGGCAGCACTTGAAGAGCAAATCCACAGCGCTTTGACTCAAGGCGTAGTACATTTTCCGGGCACCGCAGAGCCCGGCCAGCAAGGGAACGCTTTTTTGACCGGACACAGCTCCAACGTGCTCTGGGAACAAAGCGCTTATAACACGGTCTTTGCTCTTTTACCCAAAATAAAAATCGGCGATGAAATTTGGGTGACTTACAATCAAACCGAGTACCGTTACACCGTAACTGAACGCAAAGAAGTCAGCCCCAAAGACGTCAGTGTATTGAAACAAGGGGAAGGGAAAACCCTCACTTTGGTCACCTGCACTCCGGTAGGAACCACCTTGCGTCGCCTCGTGGTGACGGCTGTTTTGAATGAGAATTAA
- a CDS encoding dihydrofolate reductase codes for MKFSIISALDKNRGIGKNNSLPWHLPADLKHFKETTIGGTVIMGRKTWESIPEKYRPFKERLNIVISRGELVLPEGVLLAHSLDEALELAEAHVQKEDGHKRKAFIIGGATLYTEAIQHSACEELLLTELEGSFDCDAFFPEISSEWRIEEDGDLQEENGIQFTFKTYKKDSLFKLANLQPNRAMI; via the coding sequence ATGAAATTCTCAATCATCTCAGCCCTCGACAAAAACCGTGGCATCGGAAAAAACAATAGCTTGCCCTGGCACCTGCCCGCCGATTTAAAGCACTTCAAAGAAACCACGATAGGTGGGACCGTGATCATGGGCCGCAAAACCTGGGAATCCATTCCCGAAAAGTACCGACCTTTCAAAGAGCGCCTCAACATTGTGATCAGTCGTGGGGAACTCGTCCTTCCTGAGGGAGTATTACTGGCTCATTCTCTGGACGAAGCCTTAGAATTGGCCGAAGCTCATGTTCAAAAAGAAGATGGCCACAAGCGCAAAGCCTTCATCATCGGAGGGGCCACTCTCTATACAGAAGCCATCCAGCACTCCGCTTGCGAAGAACTCCTCCTTACAGAACTGGAAGGCAGCTTCGACTGCGATGCATTTTTCCCTGAAATCAGCAGTGAATGGAGAATCGAAGAAGACGGCGACCTCCAAGAAGAGAATGGAATTCAGTTCACTTTCAAAACCTACAAAAAAGATTCACTCTTTAAGCTCGCCAATCTCCAGCCCAATCGGGCAATGATCTGA
- a CDS encoding VIT1/CCC1 transporter family protein, which translates to MKKPSYNWLPDFVYGGIDGAVTTFAVVAGVVGAELSTPIILILGIANLVADGFSMAVSKFSSDKAELERIGHIRANEEKSIIKKPAEEKGEVRSILKKFGFKGRDLDRAQHIITKDPKVWVELMLTHEFNVIEENINPLKGATFTFLAFILIGSIPLMGYLLQLFIDLNPSNIFRVTCFTTLFALFLVGTIKARFSSRPWAITGLETAFIGGAAAGISYLIGDVLGKTLQ; encoded by the coding sequence ATGAAAAAACCATCCTACAACTGGCTCCCCGACTTCGTCTACGGAGGCATTGATGGAGCCGTGACCACTTTCGCCGTGGTTGCAGGAGTGGTGGGGGCCGAGCTCTCCACGCCCATCATTCTTATTTTAGGAATAGCCAACCTGGTCGCCGATGGCTTTTCCATGGCCGTGAGCAAATTTTCCAGCGACAAAGCAGAATTGGAGCGCATCGGACATATTCGTGCGAATGAAGAGAAATCCATCATCAAAAAACCTGCAGAAGAAAAGGGGGAGGTGCGCAGCATCCTCAAAAAATTCGGCTTCAAAGGCCGAGATTTGGATCGAGCTCAACACATCATCACTAAAGACCCTAAAGTGTGGGTTGAACTCATGCTCACTCACGAATTCAACGTGATTGAAGAGAACATCAACCCTTTAAAAGGAGCTACATTCACTTTTCTAGCCTTCATCTTGATTGGTTCTATCCCCCTTATGGGCTATCTGTTGCAGCTCTTTATAGATCTGAACCCGTCCAATATCTTCAGAGTCACCTGTTTCACCACTCTTTTTGCACTGTTTTTGGTAGGAACCATTAAAGCACGTTTTTCTAGCCGCCCCTGGGCGATCACTGGTTTAGAAACGGCTTTCATAGGAGGAGCGGCTGCGGGCATTTCATACCTCATTGGGGACGTGCTCGGAAAAACTTTACAATAG
- a CDS encoding prolyl-tRNA synthetase associated domain-containing protein: MSKLYALLDELQISYEKFEHPPVFTIEECEILKSLKMPGIEAKSLFLRNDKGSEHYLVVLAGHKRLNLKELGLSLGTKFSFASPDRLLKYLGVTPGSVSPFALMNDMEKTVKVCLDTEVFAEEKVQFHPLVNTATLVLNAKDLLRFIEATGHSYQLMDLA, translated from the coding sequence ATGTCAAAACTCTACGCACTCCTAGACGAACTCCAAATATCTTACGAGAAGTTTGAACACCCTCCGGTTTTCACCATTGAGGAGTGCGAGATTTTAAAAAGTCTGAAAATGCCAGGCATCGAAGCAAAAAGCCTCTTCTTAAGGAATGACAAAGGCAGTGAACACTATTTAGTGGTACTTGCCGGTCACAAGCGCCTCAACCTTAAAGAATTGGGTCTGAGCTTAGGCACAAAATTCTCTTTTGCTTCCCCCGATCGCCTGCTCAAATACTTGGGGGTGACGCCCGGTTCCGTCAGCCCTTTTGCCCTGATGAACGACATGGAAAAAACAGTCAAAGTCTGTCTAGACACAGAAGTTTTCGCTGAAGAAAAAGTGCAATTTCATCCTCTCGTCAACACGGCAACTCTCGTTTTAAATGCCAAAGACTTGCTCCGTTTCATTGAGGCGACGGGGCATTCTTACCAATTGATGGATCTAGCTTAA
- a CDS encoding FAD-dependent oxidoreductase yields the protein MQKFQAALLRALPLTQDVVQYDFSWTDIAVEFKSGQFFMLQVEDAQGKVSRAYSVASSPSNKDFFSLCVKLLPDGRGSALLRGLKPGESASFMAPFGHFFVNDAGFTSAKDIVMVATGTGLAPFMSMLPDLFEKGFSGKIDLYFGVRHEADLFYVDELRAWEAAHSHFKAHVSLSQPSETWTGLKGRVTEFLNELAYDKVQVYICGNGDMVKGVKTSMQEKGVPKEDLHWEQFTAL from the coding sequence ATGCAAAAATTCCAAGCTGCTCTTTTACGTGCTCTTCCGTTGACTCAGGATGTGGTTCAGTATGACTTCTCTTGGACAGACATCGCTGTTGAATTCAAGTCCGGTCAGTTTTTTATGCTTCAAGTGGAAGATGCCCAAGGAAAGGTCAGCCGTGCCTATTCAGTCGCCAGTAGCCCCAGTAATAAAGACTTTTTTTCGCTGTGCGTAAAATTATTACCCGATGGACGAGGATCTGCGCTTCTGAGGGGTTTGAAACCGGGCGAAAGTGCCAGTTTCATGGCTCCTTTTGGGCATTTTTTTGTGAATGATGCGGGTTTTACCAGTGCTAAAGACATTGTTATGGTGGCTACGGGAACAGGTTTAGCTCCGTTCATGAGCATGCTCCCTGATCTGTTTGAAAAAGGTTTTTCTGGCAAAATCGACCTCTATTTTGGAGTGCGGCACGAAGCAGATCTATTTTATGTGGATGAATTGCGAGCGTGGGAAGCGGCGCACTCCCATTTTAAGGCCCATGTATCGCTTTCTCAGCCCAGTGAAACTTGGACCGGTCTCAAAGGTCGCGTCACTGAATTTTTGAACGAGCTTGCCTATGACAAAGTGCAAGTCTACATCTGTGGAAACGGAGATATGGTGAAGGGAGTCAAAACCTCCATGCAAGAGAAGGGTGTGCCCAAGGAAGATCTGCATTGGGAACAATTTACGGCGCTTTAA